From the genome of uncultured Campylobacter sp.:
AGAATTTTAGAATTTTAGAATTTTAGAATTTTAGAATTTTAGAATTTTAGAATTTCGCGGCGCGCAGATTAATAGACAAATTAAAACGCGCCGCAGCAGGTGGCGCTAGCAGCTAGTTTGCAGCGTCTTGAAGCTCCTCTTCGATCTCGGAGTTGCTCTTTACGACCATGCCTGAGCCGTGGATGACGCTAGGCATGCAGGATGTGCAGATATGCACCGTCTCGCCGTTTTTATGCGCCTTGATAAAGACCGCATTTTCATCGTCGCTGCTTTTTAGCGAACAAATATTGCAAATGTAAATATCACCTGATTTCATAGAAATCCTTTCTTAAAAAATTTCGCACTATTTTATGAAAATTTCAAAATTTTTCATTGATTTTAGTTAATCTTTAGCGATTTTTATTGCGGGCGCTTTCGTCTATCAGCACTATGTGCGTCAAAAAGATGATGAAAAATAGCTGGAAAAATAATCCTACCAGCGGGATCAAACACAGCAGGTAAAAAATAAAAGCGCTTAGGGCAAATTTATATCCGCCGCCCATTTTATAGCAGCGCTCGAAGCTTTTCGCGCTTAACGCGTTTGAAGCGACGTCGATTAGAACCAGCTTGTAATAGATATAAAAAAACGGCACGTTGATTATGAATAAATTTATTACCGGCACGAACAAAAGCACCGAACAGATAAATAAAATCGCTAAAAATTTTAAAATTTCAAGGCTCATCAGCTTCAGTACTCGCGCCATGCTCGCTTCATCCGCGCGGATTAGGTGGTAGTGGCGGGCGTTGATCTCTTTAGTGACTGCGGGCGTCAGAAAGGCCGCGATGATAAGCGCGCAAAACACGCTAAGCATCAGCACCGCAAAGCTGGCAAACACCGAAAAAATCGCGCCGATAATCCACTTCGTAGCAGCAAAGCTTAGAATTTTTGCAATTACCGGAAAGCGCTGTTCGTCCAAGAAGCTAAAATCGCCGCTTTGCGCGCCCTGCGAAAGTGCGTCAAAAAGCTCTTTGCCGCCGAAAAATGCGAGCGTGCCCAAGATTATAAGCGAGCACACAAGTGGTAGTAGCGAGAGCAAAATAAACTTGCGCGTAAAAAAATCCTGCTTTGCCAAATTAAAAATTCTACCCATGTATGCTCCTATTTGCGTTATTTTAGCGACTTTTGCGACGGAATTTGAGCTGAGATTTATTTTGACTGCCGCACCGCGCCTCATCAATCCGCCCGCTTGGCGCAATCTCTTGCTTTAGCCGGCTCATCCCGCTTTATAATACGAAATTTATGCTTTGATTGCTCGCCATCCCCGCGTTTAATTTGCTCATTTATAGTGTGTAAAAAGAGGCCAGATCTAGCTATGTTTTTACCTGTTGCAAATATTTATTTGCTTACTACGCGGAATTTTACTACTTATAAATAAGCTAGCATTGCGTAAATTTCAGGCACAAAACTGCAGAATTTCAAATCAAATCTCTTTTTTAAAATTCGCATGCTGAAATTTTATAGATGAAATTTCAAAATTTCAAAGGTAAATTTCGCGCGCAAACCCACGACTCTACTTCGTCGCGTCGTAGATCTTTTGCAATTGCTCGTAAATTTCGCTTGCGCTTACTGCGCCTTTTGATAGCACCTCGATTAGCACCTCGTTATCTTCAAGGTCTCCCCAGATTTTGCGGTAGCTGCCCTCTTTATAACCGTTATTTTGGCGGAATTTATTTAGCACGTTTTTGCCAATATATTTGGCAAAAAGTATGTCTAAGCTCACGCCACATTTAATCGCCACGCGAAAAAAATCGGTCAGTAGCTCGCCGATTTGCAGCTCAAAGCCGCTTGTTTCATGGATTATGAGCTCGATGTCGTTTACGATCTCGTAGATGCTGTATTCGCGCACGTCGTAGGCGTAGGAGCTAAACTCCGCAAATCCACTCACTGCCGTGACATCGCTTACGATGTGATCGATGTCTTTGCTGCCGTAATATTGCTCTAAAATATAACTCATCACGAAGTGCCAAATATCAACGATCTCGATGAGGATATTATTCACGTCCGGCGCTGCAGAGATATTTTTCCAATGCTTCCACGCAAAGCTATCGATAAGCTCTGCGCATTCCATGTAAATGCAGCGCTTCCAGTTGATAAGTTTGCCGTTTTTTGTATAGCCGTCCTCCCAGCCCACGCCATTTGTTTCGTCGTTTAGGGCTTGCTGCATCAAAAACATCTCTTTTACTTTTTTATAATTTTCCATAAAAATTCTCCTAATTTTGGCTCGCGATTATAGCTAATAAAAGAAAATCATTGTATAATTTAGCAAAAAGGAGGCTTAAAATGTGTGCCGCTCAGGATAAATTCGACGAGTTTTTAGGCAGGATGAAACTCCTATCTCTCGGAGTTTTGCGCAATAATCTGCCATATTGCTGCAGTGCATTTTATGCCTACGATCCGCAAAATAAGGAGCTCATCATCGCAAGCACGAGCGACTCCGAGCATATCAAAGCAGTCTTTGCCAACCGCGGAGTTGCGGCTACGGTCGCACTGGATACGAAATTTGTAGGCAGGATCAAAGGCGTGCAGATTTGCGGCCATATCCGTAGCGCGGATGAGCGCGAAACCTCGCTATATCTTAAGCGCTTCCCGTTTGCGCGCGCGATGGAGACCGATTTTTTTACGATCAGAATCGATTGGATGAAAATGACCGATAATACTCTAACTTTCGGCAAAAAACTAATTTGGGAACGCTAGTTCGCTAAGAATATCGTCTATTTATTTTTACGAAATTTTAAACTTTGCGAGGATTAAATTTTATCTGATAAAATTTTTAAAACTTGCATAAAATTCTATCTTGTCGATTTTTCAAAGAATTTCACCATTAGACCCGCTTTAAAATTTCCGCTCGGTTGGTTTTTGGAATTTTACGGCATGGAATTTAGCGTAAAATTTCATCTTGCAAGCGGGGATTGTCACAAATTTTATTCCCTTAGAAGCGGAGCCTGCCGCGTAGAATTTTGCATAAAAATTTTAAAATTCTAAAATTTAGCTTTTCAAATTTAGCCTGGCGCTCAAGCTTAGCTCTGCCGCTCCCTGATTTCGCTTACTAGCCGCCCGCCGATCGCATAGTCGTCAGTGGATATTTCATCTATCGTAACTACCGTGGTTTTCTCGCCCCTGCCCAGCACGGCTACGAGGGCGTCGGTGAGATTCTTGACGAGCCTTGCTTTTTGTTCGCGACTTAAGCCGCCACGTTCTTTGGTAATTTTGACGTTTATGTAGGGCATTAATTCTCCTTAAAATAAACGTAATTGTAACTAAAATTTCGTCTGTGCGCCTGAAAGTGCGAAATTTTATGTTAAAATCGCCGTGATCTGAATTTAAGGAGAAAATATGCCATTGTTAGATAGTTTTAAGGTCGATCATACCCGCATGAATGCCCCTGGCGTGCGGCTTGCAAAGAGCATGCGCACCAAAAGCGGCGATAAAATCAGCGTCTATGATCTGCGGTTTTGTCGCCCGAATTTAGAGATCATGAGCGAGCGCGGCACCCACACGCTGGAGCATCTTTTCGCGGGCTTTATGCGCGAGCACCTAAATAGCGCGGACGTCGAGATCATCGACATCTCGCCGATGGGGTGCCGCACAGGCTTTTATATGAGCGTGATCGGCGCGCCTTGCGAGAGTGCCGTCGCGGCGGCGTGGAGCGCAAGTATGAAGGATATTTTGGGCGTGGGCTCTCAAGCGGATATCCCCGAGCTAAATAAATTTCAATGCGGCACCTTCGCGATGCACTCGCTAGCTGAAGCTAAACAGATCGCACAAAACGTGCTAAATAAGGGAATCGGCGTGATTAAAAACGACGAGATCGCACTGGATCCAAGCAAGATAAAATAGTTTTGAAATTTAAGAGATAGCGCAAAATTCTAACGCTATCTCTTTGAACTCCCGCTCGGCTCGTGATCAGTATGTTACGCGCTATAAAAACATTATCGTAAAATATGCAAAAATTTGAGACACAAAATGCGTATTTGCTAAAACAAGCCGGAGGCAACATCTATTTATAAGCCGATTTAGCTTTATAAACCGACTTGGAGCTTGCCGTAAAGTCTACGCCACGCGAGGTTTTTGATAAAAGCTACGATTTGGCTTTAATCTGGGTAGCAAAAGCGCACAAGCAGAGCTCATATCAAATTTAATAAATTTATCTAGCAGAGCAGCTTTAAATTTAGAAGAATTTTTAAAATTCCGTCTTAAATTAAAGCCGAAATTCTATCCGCAAATACCCTGCTTATGCACATTATTACTTTTAGATGCGATCTTCAATCCTCAAAAAAATCGCATAGCAAAACGAGAATTTAAAATTTTTATTTAATGTTTCGTTGTGAGTTTGACGCTTGAAATTTCACTTTCGCTTCACGAAAAGAATGCTAAAATTCCGCCGAAACCGCACCGGATGCGGTGAACTTAAAGGAGAGAAAATGCAAAGAATTTTTCATATAAAAGATGCTATTTGTAGCGACGAGCGAGCCGTAAAAACGACATTTTTTACTACGGAGGCCACTTGCGGCGCGGTTTGGATCGTCAAACGCGGCCAGGTCGTAGCGCCTCATATCCACCCCGGTGGCGATGACGTGTGGATCTGCTTAAGCGGACGCGGCGTGTTTTATCCGAGCAAGGGCGAGGAGGTGCCGATCTGTGCGGGCGATCTAATCATTTCCAAAAGCGGAGAGTGTCACGGTATGAAAAATACGGGCGATGAGGATTTTGTGTTTGCAAGCGTTACGGCGCCGATTCCGTCCGGCTACGAAGCGCTTTGAATTAAAATTTGCCAGAGATTTTGTGGTATTCGTAAAATAAATTAGCGCCGCAAAGAGTTGAATCAGAATTTGTCCGTAGCGTTAAATTTCATAAATTTAGCCGCGCTTTTGTACAATTTCAAGTGCCGCGCAATCTGCGGCGAGATTAAATTTGAGGCAAAAGATGTATGAGGATTTTACGCAAGAGCTAAAGGACGAGCGCGCGCAAAAGAAGCGCAAAGCTAGGGCACGTGAGGCAGAAGCAGATCGCAAGACTATACGAGACGCGCCTCGAGGCATGCCGCTTTGGCGCAAGATCGCGCTTGGCGCGACATTTGTATTCGCAGCCCTTAGCGCGCTTATTCTGGCGGCGGTTATAAATTCCGCAGACGACTACTCGCCGCAAGAGCAGATCAAATACAGCGATTTTTATAAAAAAGGAGATGAAATTTACGCCCTCGTGGTGGGCGCGGGCTATTTTGTGATACCGAGTGCGGACGCGGCGAGCTTTCGGGTTTTGGATTTCGGCTCCGGCTACCGCTCTAACGTCGCGGCGGATAAAAATGCCGTATATTGCGGAAACATCGCGATGAGCGAGCTGGAGCCAGCGCGCACGAAAGCCGTGGCGTTCGGATACGTAAGCGACGGGCGAGTTAGCTACTTTTGCGACGGCGAGGCGGTGCCAAACGACGCGCTGGGAGCTCTTAAGCTCACTTATCAAACCTTGGCGCATATTTTTTGGGATGCGCCCAAGCCGCAAAGCTACCTCTATAAATTTAAACGAGTGGACGCTACGGATCTGCGCCAAATCGCGGGCGTGTATTACGCTGCGCAGGGCTCTCGCGCGTTTTATAAAGGAGAGATTTTGCCGGGCGCCGATGCCGCGAGCCTGCGCCGGATAGAGGGAAGCGACGGCAGGGCGAGCGGCGTTTATGCCGCGGACGGCGCGAACGTGTATTTTAAAAATCTACGCCTTGACGCGCGCGATAACGGCGGGCATTACGAACTTTTGAGGCAGCGGTTGAGCTATTTTTTGTGGGATGCGAAAGGCGGCGACGTTTTTGCGAACGATCTGAAATTTGACCCAGCCGCCGCGCCTTATACTCCGCTAAATAGGCAGCTTGCGCACTCAAATCATCTACTTTTTGCCTCCCTTGGCGGCATCTACTATTTCGACGAGAACGACGGAAAGCAAAAGCGCGCGGCAGACAATCCCTTCGCTGGCGAGGTTCGCGCGCTTAGCGGTAGCGTATTTCAAAGCGGCAAACGGATATATTTTTTAGAAGGTGCCGAAGTTTGGGGCGGCGGCCGCAGCACTCGCAGGCTGGTCGCTCGCAAAAGCGGGCTTTTCGCGCTCGAGCTGCCGCACGAGTGGCGCAGGGTCGGCGGCGTGCACGGCGGGCTATACGGCTGGGTCTATTCAAACGGCGGGCGATTTTTCTACTTCGACGATCTGGGCTCTTCGCAGTTGATAGATCGGTGCATTTATGAGATCAGAGATCTAGATTTGGTTGAAATTTTGCTTCAAAAAAGCAGCCTTGGCACGAGTAAAATTCGCGAGATGATAAAGAGCGGCGGGCTTGAGGCGGTGGACGGCGAACTGCTTTTTGAGGTAAAGACGCGGGTGGAATTTTAGGGCGATTCGAGCATAATTCGAGCGCAGAAAGCGCTGCTAAATTTTAAATTTGATTTTATTCGGCATAAATTTATAAAATTTAAACGTAGTCGTAGGCTCTAACGCAGATTTAGAATTTCATCGCAAATTCCTTTAGGGCGGGTGTGCAAATTTCGTTTCGCGCCGTCGCGACGGCTCGCGAAATATTTTGTATCGGTCGCGATTTTTGCGTCGCGGCGCGCTTGGATAAGGCGTCGCCGTAAATTTTATTTTAGCGCCGCAGCTTTCCTAAAATTTCGCTAGCAGTGCGGACAACGCGGCTACAGAACATAAATTTAAAAGGCTTAATCGTAAAGCTACGCGCATAAAACTTGCGCGCCGAAGCTTACGGGATAAAATTTAAGGGCTTGAATTCAAAAGCGTAAATTCCTTTTTTGATATGAAATTTAACAGAGTGAGTGCATATCAAGCGGGGCGCGATCAAAGCGCCGTTTTGCAAACTCGCGGGCTTTAAGTGAAGCAAAAACAAAGCGCTATTTTATAAATCCGCTTGCCACTACGCGGTCACGCTCGTCGTAAAAAACCGCAAGCTGTGCCGGAGCAATGCCCGCTGCGGGTGCGGACAGTACGGCATGTACCCCGCCGTCCTTGCGCGGCGAAATTTTAACGGGGAGTTTGGCGCTGCGGTAGCGGATCTTAACGCCGAGACCCGGCATATTTAAAATTTCATCCCTGCTTAAAAAGGCGTTAAAATTTTCGGTGTCGAACTCGTAGGTCGCTAGCTCCTCCTTGCCGCCCACGACGATCTCGTTTTTGTGCGGGTCGATGCTTAGCACGAAGTGCGGCTCATGCGCGCCGTGCACCGTAAAACCGCGGCGCTTGCCGATCGTGTAATGCATATAGCCCTCGTGAGTGCCGATGGCGTTGCCCGCGCGGTCGCGCACGATGCCGGGCATTTTGGTGCCCGTATGACGGTTCAAAACGTCGATGTAGGTGGTGTCCACAAAGCAGATCTCGCTGCTTTCGCTCGCAGAAGCGATCTGCGAAAGCTCCGCATAGGTGCGCGCGGTCTCTTTGACGTCCTTTTTATACATCCCTCCAAGCGGAAAGAGCATAAACTCAAGCGCGGTGGGATCGATGTTTGCTAAAAAATAGCTCTGATCTTTGCTAAGATCTGCGGCGGCTTTTAAAAGCCCGTCCTCGATACGGACGTAATGCCCGGTAGCTAGACGCTCAAAGCCCTGCTCACGCGCGAATTCCAAAAGCTTGCCTAGCTTTATACGGCGGTTACACAGCGCGCACGGATTTGGCGTAAGACCATCCATATAGGCCTGCACGAAGGGCTCGTAAACGTCGCGATTAAAATCATCCTGCAGATCCAAAATGTGGATTTTTATACCCAAAAACTCGCCCACCTTGCGGACCTTGGTGATGTTTGCCTCGTGATAGCCGGGCTTTGCGTGCAGCTTCATATAGCAGCCCTGCACCTCGTGCCCCGCGTCCTGCAGCAGCTTCGCGCACATCGAGCTATCCACGCCGCCGCTCATCGCGACTAAAATTTTCATTCGTTCTCCTTGCGTCGCACGTCCGTTAAAATTTCATCCACGCTGTCGCAGAGCTTGAAATTTTGCAGATCGCTTTCGTTTATCGCGCCAGATTTTAGCAGCGAAGTGCGGAAAAACTCCATTAGCGGTGCGTAGAATTCCTCGTCGTAAAGATAGATCCGTGCGCGCTTAAAGCCCGTCTGCACCAGCACTAAAATTTCAAAAAACTCATCCAGCGTCCCAAATCCGCCAGGAAAGATGACGAAAATTTCGCTGTTTTCGATGAGAGCGCCTTTGCGCGGTGCAAATGCCGAAAATTTCGCGCCCTGCGTCAAAAAGCCGTTGCTTTTTTGCTCAAACGGCAGCATGATGTTAAAGCCCACGCTGTGCGTCCTCGCTCTCGCAAATGCGCCTCGGTTGGCGCCTTGCATAATGCCGCCTCCTCCTCCGGTGATGATCGAGTATCCTAAATCGGCGAGCTCCTCGCAGAGCTTTTGCGCGTCTTTTACGTAGCGATTATCCTCGCTAAAGCGCGCCGAGCCGAAGATCGTGGCGCTTTTGCCCACGTTTTTGAGATTGTCGCGGGCGATTTTGATGTCTTTTAAAATTTCTTTTAATTGCATGATTAATCTATCTTTTGTGTATATTATTTAAAATTTTAGCTTTAAGAATAGCATTAAATTTTTAAAATTCCGTTTAAAAAGACAGAATTTACGTGATTTAAAATCTCGTTGTAAATCATACTAGGTTGCTAAGTTTTCGTAAGAATCCGCCGACGCCGCGGTAAGCGCTCATATCGATCGGCTCACAGCCCTGCTTGCCCAAAAATCGCGAGGCGCTCTGTCTAAGCGCGATGGTAGCGGGCGAAAACGGATAGTGCGAGTTAAAAAGCGCGCGATTTTGTGAGCATACGGCTACTTGTTTGCAAAACGGCACAAAGCCTAGCAATTTAAAGCCCAGTTCGCTTATATTGCGGTGTGCGACCGACTTTAGATTTTCGTAAATCATCACGGCATCATCCTCGCTCGCGGTGAAATTTAGCAAAAACAAAACCTCTTTTTTGCTCGCCCCAAGCGTCTTTAAAAGCGCATAGGTGTTGCTGATCGAGCAGGGTTCGTTCGCGCACAGCACGATATTTTCGTCGCCGATGCTCAAAAAATCTCTAAGATACTCAAGCCCCGCATCGATTAAAATAAAATCGAAGATTCCCGCCTCTTTCAGCTCGCTTGCGAAGCTAGCGGGGCTTTCGTGAGCTTTTGCGTTTGCGAAATTTCCGGCTTTTTCGGGATTTGATGAGCGGGCGGAATTTTTCATTTCATCTTTACTCGCGTAATTTTGAGAATTCTCGTCAGGGATTGAATTTTGCTTGGTGAAATCATTGCTTTTAAAATTCTCTAGGCTTTCTGATTCTGTAAAATTCCATCCATCTTCGCAATTCTGCGGCTTTTTGGCTGCACAATTCGTAGAATTTTTTGCAGCGTTTGCTATTGAATTTGAAGCGGCGGAATTTTCTGAGTTGTTTTTGCCATCAGAGCTCGTGAGTTTTTGCGCGTAATTGTGCGAGTCGCCACTTTCGTCGCCTCCCCGATTTTGTGCGCTATCCGTAGAATTTCGCACGACGTAATTATCTGTGCTAGAGCTTGCGTTTTTGATGGAATTTTGCGCCGCAGAATTCGTGCTATTTGTAGAATTTTGTGAAGACGCGGGATTTTGTGAAGCAAGCGCGGGCGAGACGAGCGTTAAATTTTGAGAAATTTTTACTGCGACGGCGCTTGGTAGCGAAATCCTCTTTCTTTGCAAAGCGTTTAAAATGATCTCTTGATTGTTTAAATTCGGCGCTTCTATGATCGCCGTGCGGTAGCCCTGCTCGCTTAGAATTTCGGCGAAATTTGCTGCAATCACGCTCTTGCCGACTCCGCCCTTGGCGCTTAAAAAATTTACGATTTTAGTTTGCATATCAGTCCTCTTTTAAATTTCATCTCTCCAAGTGGCAAAATCACGCTTATGCGCTCGCAGGCACCCGGATGCGGCAGCATTAACCGCTCGCAGGCACGCACCTTCGCGCTTGCGTATAAAATATCCACGTCCAGCGTGCGCGGCGCGTTTTTAAAGCTTCTTTTGCGCCCAAATTTCAGCTCTACGCGCTGCATGATTTTAAGCAATGTAAGCGGTGGTAGAGAGCTTTGCACGAGCATTACGGCGTTTAAAAAATCGGGCTGATCTAAAAAGCCGAACGGCTTGTTTTTTAAGATCGGAGAATTTTGCGCTACGAAAAAGCGCGCGTCGCTTTGCAAAACGCGATAAAATCGCTCAAAGCGCCGCCTGACATCCCCTAAATTCCCGCCGAGTCCGAGCAGGTATAAATTTTTAAAATTTCCTCGCTCGCGGTGCCTCATCGGGAAAACAGCGCTTTTTACGACGCACAGCGCGTCCGCGCACTCGTAAAATCCATTTTTCTTAAGTCGCAAGTTCATCGGATCTGCTCGCTTAAAATTTCAGCCCCGTTTTCGCGTACGACCACGACGTCCTCTATGCGCACGCCAAACTCGCCCGGCAAGTAAATTCCCGGCTCCACGCTAAAGACCATCCCCTCTTTTAGCACGGTATCTCCGCGCTTTGAGATGAACGGAAGCTCATGGATATCGACTCCGACGCCGTGTCCGGTGCTGTGGAAAAACGCTTCGCCAAAGCCCTGAGCGGCGATAAAATCCCTAGCCGCCGCATCGATCTCGCTTGCCTTTTTACCAGGCATAACCGCCGCGATCGCCAGAGCTTGCGCCTCTTTTACGATCTCGTAAATTTCTTGCTGTTTGGCGTTTTTAAAATTTTGCTCCTTGCCGAAGTTAAAATTTTCGTCAAAGCACGCCGTGCGCGTCCTATCCGAGCAGTAGCGGTTAAATTTAACCCCCGCGTCAAGCAGGAGCAAATCGCCGTGCCGCAAACGCTTTTTACCGGGCAGAGCGTGCGCCTTGGCGGCGTTTTCGTTGATCGCGACGATAGGCAAAAAGCTAAGCGCGAGCTCGCCCTTTTTCTTAAAGATGAGCTCGGCGTTAAAAAACAGCTCCTCTTCGCTCATCCCTTCGCCGTTAGCGCGCACGAACGCGGCAAATTCGTCAAATCTTTCAGCGCCTAGTTGCGCCGCTTGCTTTAAAATTTTTATCTCATCCTCTGATTTTATTATGCGCGAAATTTGCGAAAAATTCGCCCGCGCCTTAAATCTTATCCCAAGCCCCTTGCTTAGAGTTTCCCACTCGCCCGCGCTAAAATCGTACGGGTTGTAGCCAAGCTCCTTTACGCCCGCTTTTCGCAAAAACAGCCGCGCGTCTTTTATCAAATTTCGCTTGACCTCGATCACTTCGGTGTCTTTGCAAAGCTCGCGCGCCTCGATGCTATAACGCGCATCGGTGAGGAAAAATTTGCGCCCCGCGAGACTCAAAAATATCGCGTTGTCGCAACTGTATCCGCACTCGTGGTAAACGGCGTTTTCGTCCTTTAGGATAAAATTTTTCAAATTTAATCCCAAGCCTACTCGGCTTTCTGCTCGGCTCTGGCTGCCTTGATCTGCTCAAAAATTTGAATCATTCCGATCATTGCCAGATGGTATCCCACGGGACCGAATCCGATGATCTGACCCGCTGTTACGGGCGCTATTAGACTTTTTTGTCTAAGCTCCTCTCTGCGAGCGATGTTTGAGATATGCACTTCGATCACGGGTAGGCTGACTGCGGCGAGCGCATCGCGGATAGCGAGCGAAGTGTGCGTGTAGGCGGCGGGATTGATGATGATACCGTCGCAAGTGCCGAAGCACTCTTGGATCTTGTCG
Proteins encoded in this window:
- a CDS encoding EI24 domain-containing protein → MGRIFNLAKQDFFTRKFILLSLLPLVCSLIILGTLAFFGGKELFDALSQGAQSGDFSFLDEQRFPVIAKILSFAATKWIIGAIFSVFASFAVLMLSVFCALIIAAFLTPAVTKEINARHYHLIRADEASMARVLKLMSLEILKFLAILFICSVLLFVPVINLFIINVPFFYIYYKLVLIDVASNALSAKSFERCYKMGGGYKFALSAFIFYLLCLIPLVGLFFQLFFIIFLTHIVLIDESARNKNR
- a CDS encoding dUTP diphosphatase, giving the protein MENYKKVKEMFLMQQALNDETNGVGWEDGYTKNGKLINWKRCIYMECAELIDSFAWKHWKNISAAPDVNNILIEIVDIWHFVMSYILEQYYGSKDIDHIVSDVTAVSGFAEFSSYAYDVREYSIYEIVNDIELIIHETSGFELQIGELLTDFFRVAIKCGVSLDILFAKYIGKNVLNKFRQNNGYKEGSYRKIWGDLEDNEVLIEVLSKGAVSASEIYEQLQKIYDATK
- a CDS encoding 4-oxalocrotonate tautomerase family protein; this translates as MPYINVKITKERGGLSREQKARLVKNLTDALVAVLGRGEKTTVVTIDEISTDDYAIGGRLVSEIRERQS
- the luxS gene encoding S-ribosylhomocysteine lyase, producing MPLLDSFKVDHTRMNAPGVRLAKSMRTKSGDKISVYDLRFCRPNLEIMSERGTHTLEHLFAGFMREHLNSADVEIIDISPMGCRTGFYMSVIGAPCESAVAAAWSASMKDILGVGSQADIPELNKFQCGTFAMHSLAEAKQIAQNVLNKGIGVIKNDEIALDPSKIK
- a CDS encoding cupin domain-containing protein; the encoded protein is MQRIFHIKDAICSDERAVKTTFFTTEATCGAVWIVKRGQVVAPHIHPGGDDVWICLSGRGVFYPSKGEEVPICAGDLIISKSGECHGMKNTGDEDFVFASVTAPIPSGYEAL
- a CDS encoding DKNYY domain-containing protein — its product is MYEDFTQELKDERAQKKRKARAREAEADRKTIRDAPRGMPLWRKIALGATFVFAALSALILAAVINSADDYSPQEQIKYSDFYKKGDEIYALVVGAGYFVIPSADAASFRVLDFGSGYRSNVAADKNAVYCGNIAMSELEPARTKAVAFGYVSDGRVSYFCDGEAVPNDALGALKLTYQTLAHIFWDAPKPQSYLYKFKRVDATDLRQIAGVYYAAQGSRAFYKGEILPGADAASLRRIEGSDGRASGVYAADGANVYFKNLRLDARDNGGHYELLRQRLSYFLWDAKGGDVFANDLKFDPAAAPYTPLNRQLAHSNHLLFASLGGIYYFDENDGKQKRAADNPFAGEVRALSGSVFQSGKRIYFLEGAEVWGGGRSTRRLVARKSGLFALELPHEWRRVGGVHGGLYGWVYSNGGRFFYFDDLGSSQLIDRCIYEIRDLDLVEILLQKSSLGTSKIREMIKSGGLEAVDGELLFEVKTRVEF
- the mnmA gene encoding tRNA 2-thiouridine(34) synthase MnmA encodes the protein MKILVAMSGGVDSSMCAKLLQDAGHEVQGCYMKLHAKPGYHEANITKVRKVGEFLGIKIHILDLQDDFNRDVYEPFVQAYMDGLTPNPCALCNRRIKLGKLLEFAREQGFERLATGHYVRIEDGLLKAAADLSKDQSYFLANIDPTALEFMLFPLGGMYKKDVKETARTYAELSQIASASESSEICFVDTTYIDVLNRHTGTKMPGIVRDRAGNAIGTHEGYMHYTIGKRRGFTVHGAHEPHFVLSIDPHKNEIVVGGKEELATYEFDTENFNAFLSRDEILNMPGLGVKIRYRSAKLPVKISPRKDGGVHAVLSAPAAGIAPAQLAVFYDERDRVVASGFIK
- a CDS encoding TIGR00730 family Rossman fold protein, which translates into the protein MQLKEILKDIKIARDNLKNVGKSATIFGSARFSEDNRYVKDAQKLCEELADLGYSIITGGGGGIMQGANRGAFARARTHSVGFNIMLPFEQKSNGFLTQGAKFSAFAPRKGALIENSEIFVIFPGGFGTLDEFFEILVLVQTGFKRARIYLYDEEFYAPLMEFFRTSLLKSGAINESDLQNFKLCDSVDEILTDVRRKENE
- a CDS encoding P-loop NTPase, with the translated sequence MQTKIVNFLSAKGGVGKSVIAANFAEILSEQGYRTAIIEAPNLNNQEIILNALQRKRISLPSAVAVKISQNLTLVSPALASQNPASSQNSTNSTNSAAQNSIKNASSSTDNYVVRNSTDSAQNRGGDESGDSHNYAQKLTSSDGKNNSENSAASNSIANAAKNSTNCAAKKPQNCEDGWNFTESESLENFKSNDFTKQNSIPDENSQNYASKDEMKNSARSSNPEKAGNFANAKAHESPASFASELKEAGIFDFILIDAGLEYLRDFLSIGDENIVLCANEPCSISNTYALLKTLGASKKEVLFLLNFTASEDDAVMIYENLKSVAHRNISELGFKLLGFVPFCKQVAVCSQNRALFNSHYPFSPATIALRQSASRFLGKQGCEPIDMSAYRGVGGFLRKLSNLV
- the folK gene encoding 2-amino-4-hydroxy-6-hydroxymethyldihydropteridine diphosphokinase, whose amino-acid sequence is MNLRLKKNGFYECADALCVVKSAVFPMRHRERGNFKNLYLLGLGGNLGDVRRRFERFYRVLQSDARFFVAQNSPILKNKPFGFLDQPDFLNAVMLVQSSLPPLTLLKIMQRVELKFGRKRSFKNAPRTLDVDILYASAKVRACERLMLPHPGACERISVILPLGEMKFKRGLICKLKS
- a CDS encoding M24 family metallopeptidase; the protein is MKNFILKDENAVYHECGYSCDNAIFLSLAGRKFFLTDARYSIEARELCKDTEVIEVKRNLIKDARLFLRKAGVKELGYNPYDFSAGEWETLSKGLGIRFKARANFSQISRIIKSEDEIKILKQAAQLGAERFDEFAAFVRANGEGMSEEELFFNAELIFKKKGELALSFLPIVAINENAAKAHALPGKKRLRHGDLLLLDAGVKFNRYCSDRTRTACFDENFNFGKEQNFKNAKQQEIYEIVKEAQALAIAAVMPGKKASEIDAAARDFIAAQGFGEAFFHSTGHGVGVDIHELPFISKRGDTVLKEGMVFSVEPGIYLPGEFGVRIEDVVVVRENGAEILSEQIR
- the aroQ gene encoding type II 3-dehydroquinate dehydratase encodes the protein MKIMVIQGPNINMLGMREPAIYGVMKMEDIHKQMKAVADQSGNEIEFFQSNFEGEIVDKIQECFGTCDGIIINPAAYTHTSLAIRDALAAVSLPVIEVHISNIARREELRQKSLIAPVTAGQIIGFGPVGYHLAMIGMIQIFEQIKAARAEQKAE